A single Elusimicrobiota bacterium DNA region contains:
- the dnaE gene encoding DNA polymerase III subunit alpha has product MGKPEFVHLHNHSEYSLLDGIIRFTDKDGKPGELLKNLVKEGAKGMALTDHGNMYGAVEFYNQCREVGLKGIVGMESYFSKGSRTDRGHSQKENCHLTLWARNYEGYQNLMELSSLAFLEGYYYDPRIDRELLGKFSKGLAAGSGCLKGELAQSVVRGDDIQKTCELAVGLRDLLEPGCFFLEIMDHGLPEQKQVIKAFLEVSRKTGIPLLATNDCHFVKKSDSEAQDARICIATGRRMDDDTRLHHESREYYYKSPEEMCALFSYVPEACANTLKIAGMCSLELPRDQMLLPEFQVPQGTDQDSYLEELCLLGLKERFKGEIPGTHVERLKYELGVIKRMGFSGYFLIVWDFIKHARSIGVPVGPGRGSGAGALVAYALRITNLDPIEHRLLFERFLNPDRKSMPDLDIDFADTGRERVIEYVRQKYGEKNVAQIITFGSLGAKLVVRDVGRVLGVPLPEVDKLAKLIPGGPNVTLYKSIQDTPELAEASRNPQYKRLLDLSLKLEGLKRHTGVHAAGTIITKEPVVRYTPLARGSRETITTQYDGTILPSLGLLKVDFLGLRTLTIIDNAVKAIRGRGKPDFDIDKLPMDDAKSFELLRSGKALGIFQLDSQGIRDLMVRVKPTEFSDIVALIALYRPGPMGAGMLDMFVNRKHGREKVKYDSKLMEPVLKDTYGCMLYQEQIMELSKRLANFTPGEADGLRKAMSKKVPETLAKMRDKFVKGSAANEINSKVANKIYDQMEKFAGYGFNKSHSAAYGLVAYQTAYLKANHLLEFMSALATSEIGHSAIGAEGKENKLVTYLDDARNMGITILPPSIQTSGAVFTIEDPNSIRFGLTAVKNVGEGAVDSILQARADAPFKSIDDFCARVDLRGVNKKVIESLIKAGALDSLEPGAPVGAARGKLLAAVSDSVERQQRVQADLSRGQGLLFGLGEMPAPPAAAAASAPALPEHDVLSFEKEVLGFYFSGHPLLGVQSLLRAAASHEISQLTAELTTPVRLAGMISQVKRMVTKKDGKQYAKCVFEDLSGEITLLIFPQRYAEGLGNQLKVGAIVAVEGKLSFRGDVGDAAAAGAPELIVQDILQLETAASRNARRLRLTCDPEALSDAVLEALREALERSPGPCPVILEHETPEGTAVLELDARVTVDKNLLESVHKILGAKSWRIESAS; this is encoded by the coding sequence ATGGGCAAGCCAGAGTTCGTCCACCTGCACAACCACTCCGAGTACTCCCTCCTCGACGGCATCATCCGCTTCACGGACAAGGACGGCAAGCCCGGCGAGCTCCTGAAGAACCTGGTCAAGGAAGGCGCCAAAGGCATGGCCCTGACCGACCACGGCAACATGTACGGCGCCGTCGAGTTCTACAACCAGTGCCGCGAGGTCGGCCTCAAAGGCATCGTCGGCATGGAGTCCTACTTCTCCAAAGGCAGCCGCACCGATCGCGGCCACTCCCAGAAGGAGAACTGCCACCTCACCCTCTGGGCCCGCAACTACGAAGGCTACCAGAACCTCATGGAGCTCTCCAGCCTGGCCTTCCTGGAGGGCTACTACTACGACCCCCGCATAGACCGCGAGCTCCTCGGCAAGTTCAGCAAAGGCCTGGCGGCCGGCTCCGGCTGCCTCAAAGGCGAGCTCGCCCAGAGCGTGGTGCGCGGCGACGACATCCAGAAGACCTGCGAGCTGGCTGTCGGCCTGCGCGACCTGCTCGAGCCCGGCTGCTTCTTCCTGGAGATCATGGACCACGGCCTGCCCGAGCAGAAGCAGGTCATCAAGGCCTTCCTGGAGGTCTCCCGGAAGACCGGCATACCCCTGCTCGCCACCAACGACTGCCACTTCGTCAAGAAGTCCGACTCCGAGGCCCAGGACGCGCGCATCTGCATCGCCACCGGCCGGCGCATGGACGACGACACGCGCCTGCACCACGAGAGCCGCGAGTACTACTACAAGTCCCCCGAGGAGATGTGCGCCCTGTTCTCCTATGTCCCCGAGGCCTGCGCCAACACCCTCAAGATCGCCGGGATGTGCAGCCTCGAGCTCCCCCGGGACCAGATGCTCCTGCCCGAGTTCCAGGTCCCGCAGGGCACCGACCAAGACTCCTACCTGGAAGAGCTCTGCCTCTTGGGCCTCAAGGAGCGCTTCAAGGGCGAGATCCCCGGCACCCACGTCGAGCGCCTCAAATACGAGCTCGGCGTCATCAAGCGCATGGGCTTCTCCGGCTACTTCCTGATCGTGTGGGACTTCATCAAGCACGCCCGCTCCATCGGCGTCCCCGTCGGCCCCGGCCGCGGCTCCGGCGCCGGGGCCCTGGTCGCCTACGCCCTGCGCATCACCAACCTCGATCCCATCGAGCACCGGCTCCTTTTCGAGCGCTTCCTCAACCCAGACCGCAAGTCCATGCCGGACCTGGACATCGACTTCGCGGACACCGGCCGCGAGCGCGTCATCGAGTACGTGCGCCAGAAGTACGGCGAGAAGAACGTGGCCCAGATCATCACCTTCGGCTCCTTGGGCGCCAAGCTCGTGGTGCGCGACGTCGGCCGCGTGCTCGGCGTGCCCCTGCCCGAGGTCGACAAGCTCGCCAAGCTCATCCCCGGCGGGCCCAACGTCACGCTCTACAAGTCCATCCAGGACACCCCCGAGCTCGCCGAGGCCAGCCGGAACCCCCAGTACAAGAGGCTCCTCGACCTCTCGCTCAAGCTCGAAGGCCTCAAGCGCCACACCGGGGTCCACGCCGCCGGCACCATCATCACCAAGGAGCCCGTGGTCCGCTACACGCCCCTGGCCCGCGGCTCGCGCGAGACCATCACCACCCAGTACGACGGCACCATCCTCCCCAGCCTCGGCCTGCTCAAGGTCGACTTCCTCGGCCTGCGCACCCTGACCATCATCGACAACGCGGTCAAGGCCATCCGCGGCCGCGGCAAGCCCGACTTCGACATCGACAAGCTCCCCATGGACGACGCCAAGAGCTTCGAGCTCCTGCGCTCGGGCAAGGCCCTGGGCATCTTCCAGCTCGACTCCCAGGGCATCCGCGACCTCATGGTGCGCGTCAAGCCCACCGAATTCTCCGACATCGTGGCCCTCATCGCCCTCTACCGGCCCGGCCCCATGGGCGCCGGCATGCTCGACATGTTCGTCAACCGCAAGCACGGCCGGGAGAAGGTCAAGTACGACAGCAAGCTCATGGAGCCGGTGCTCAAGGACACCTACGGCTGCATGCTCTACCAAGAGCAGATCATGGAGCTCTCCAAGAGGCTGGCCAACTTCACCCCGGGCGAGGCCGACGGGCTGCGCAAGGCCATGAGCAAGAAAGTGCCTGAGACCCTGGCCAAGATGCGCGACAAGTTCGTCAAGGGCAGCGCGGCCAACGAGATCAACTCCAAGGTCGCCAATAAGATCTACGACCAGATGGAGAAGTTCGCCGGCTACGGCTTCAACAAGTCCCATTCCGCGGCCTACGGCCTAGTGGCCTACCAGACCGCCTATCTCAAGGCCAACCACCTCTTGGAGTTCATGTCAGCCCTGGCCACCTCCGAGATCGGGCATTCCGCCATCGGCGCCGAGGGCAAGGAGAACAAGCTCGTCACCTACCTCGACGACGCCAGGAACATGGGCATCACCATCCTGCCGCCCTCCATCCAGACCTCGGGCGCGGTCTTCACCATCGAGGACCCCAACTCCATCCGCTTCGGCCTGACCGCGGTCAAGAACGTGGGCGAGGGCGCGGTGGACTCCATCCTGCAGGCCCGCGCCGACGCCCCCTTCAAGAGCATCGACGATTTCTGCGCCCGCGTGGACCTGCGCGGGGTCAACAAAAAGGTCATCGAGTCGCTCATCAAGGCCGGGGCGCTGGACTCCCTGGAGCCAGGCGCGCCGGTGGGCGCGGCGCGGGGCAAGCTCCTGGCCGCCGTCTCGGACTCCGTGGAACGCCAGCAGAGGGTGCAGGCCGATCTCTCCCGCGGCCAGGGACTGCTCTTCGGGCTCGGGGAGATGCCGGCCCCGCCCGCCGCGGCCGCGGCCTCAGCCCCGGCCCTGCCCGAGCACGACGTGCTCTCTTTCGAGAAGGAGGTGCTCGGCTTCTATTTCTCAGGGCATCCTCTGCTCGGGGTCCAGTCGCTGCTCCGCGCGGCCGCCTCCCACGAGATCTCCCAGCTCACCGCCGAGCTCACCACGCCGGTGCGCTTGGCCGGCATGATCAGCCAGGTCAAGCGCATGGTCACCAAGAAGGACGGCAAACAGTACGCCAAGTGCGTCTTCGAGGACCTTTCGGGCGAGATCACCCTTCTGATCTTCCCCCAGCGCTATGCCGAGGGCTTGGGCAACCAGCTCAAGGTGGGCGCCATCGTGGCCGTGGAGGGCAAGCTCTCCTTCCGGGGCGACGTCGGCGACGCGGCGGCGGCGGGCGCGCCGGAGCTCATCGTCCAGGACATCCTGCAACTGGAGACCGCGGCCAGCCGCAACGCCCGGAGGCTGCGCCTGACCTGCGATCCCGAGGCCCTGAGCGACGCCGTTCTCGAGGCACTGCGCGAGGCGCTGGAGCGCAGCCCGGGCCCCTGCCCGGTCATCCTGGAGCATGAGACCCCGGAAGGCACGGCGGTGCTGGAATTGGATGCGCGCGTCACGGTAGACAAGAATCTGTTAGAATCTGTCCACAAAATCCTGGGAGCCAAGTCATGGCGGATAGAAAGCGCATCTTAG
- a CDS encoding response regulator produces MADRKRILVADDDPDLLDLLQWDLSHQGYDILTAANGRDTLHIALAEKLDLILLDVMMPYMDGYHVAYEITEKLGSAAPRIIIMTSRDTAKEKGIALMSGAHESIQKPFEMTKLHERVAAALDPKPKS; encoded by the coding sequence ATGGCGGATAGAAAGCGCATCTTAGTCGCGGACGACGACCCCGACCTGCTCGATCTCTTGCAGTGGGACCTCTCCCATCAGGGCTACGACATCCTGACGGCCGCCAACGGCAGGGATACCCTCCATATCGCCTTGGCCGAGAAGCTCGACCTCATCCTTCTCGACGTGATGATGCCCTACATGGACGGCTATCACGTCGCCTACGAGATCACCGAGAAGCTGGGCTCCGCGGCGCCTCGCATCATCATCATGACCAGCCGCGACACCGCCAAGGAGAAAGGCATCGCCCTGATGAGCGGGGCGCATGAGTCCATCCAGAAGCCCTTCGAGATGACCAAGCTCCACGAGCGGGTGGCTGCGGCCTTGGATCCCAAGCCGAAAAGCTGA
- a CDS encoding ATPase, T2SS/T4P/T4SS family — MADQRAAGDAISLALSIRLARLMVQEKLLTQEQLDQALVAQKKTPGGKLGTALISEGFVKEDAILEFIARQCGLSRINLADLAAIPDEALLTVPKSLARKHMLIPFDKTADRLSVAIADPLNVMILDDLQIMTGCEVKAALASERDILAAQEKFYRQLKKGAKAARAKAQEPPAEPGDVISLDLPRRMADTLVERGTITQAQLDEALEIRKQSQRKLGSILVAKGYMEPGKLLEFVAQECGIGCINLASVTEIPKEVIALVPKKIARQHTLIPFNKTEQFLMVAISDPLNVLVMDELKLTTGCDVKAVLAPAAEIRAAIDAHYQRKVEEAWPEASAEEPAEESEEEPEEESEEDAPDAAAEDWEPPAEASWADDSETSSDAPEQDRAVDYDEGEDRLGRMVEQAREMASAVGAGDVELQSSEVDVADVDPGTPEVQKIINAVIMNALSMKASDIHIEPFEDPAGRHSRVRVRYRVDGVLRRGKLSVIPWMYRGAVITKIKILTETMNITERRIPQTGHIHIMAKNHPVEFRVEMIPTVYGETCVMRVMDRREMLVDVNKIGFLPDMHERFLGLLKGIGGKKNFGLILVCGPSGSGKSTTLYAALNHIKRPDIKIWTAENPVEYNISGIVQVSVNPDIKLGEGKRFNFASSLRSFLRLDPDVIMVGEIRDEETAEIAMEAAMTGHLVFATLHTTDAPSAISRLIGMGLPGYLIADTLKAVLAQRLSCRLCPECKEAYAPPPEEAAVFKANGVELPAGTKLYRAKGCARCMQSGYRGRVGMYELMVVGDNVRTACIKDVSAANVSRAAIRDGMRLLLQDSLEKAKLGLTSVREVLGRTGEIGGD; from the coding sequence ATGGCTGATCAACGGGCTGCCGGAGACGCGATCTCCTTGGCGTTGTCGATCCGTCTGGCCCGTCTCATGGTCCAGGAGAAGCTCCTCACCCAGGAGCAGCTCGACCAGGCGCTGGTGGCCCAGAAAAAGACCCCTGGCGGCAAGCTGGGCACGGCCCTGATCTCGGAGGGGTTCGTCAAGGAAGACGCTATCCTCGAGTTCATAGCCCGGCAATGCGGTCTCAGCCGCATCAACCTGGCCGACCTTGCCGCCATCCCGGACGAGGCTCTTTTGACGGTGCCCAAGTCCCTGGCGCGCAAGCACATGCTGATCCCGTTCGACAAGACGGCGGACCGCTTGAGCGTAGCGATCGCGGACCCCCTGAACGTCATGATCCTCGACGACCTCCAGATCATGACGGGCTGCGAGGTGAAGGCGGCGCTGGCATCCGAGCGCGACATCCTGGCGGCCCAGGAGAAGTTCTACCGCCAGCTCAAGAAGGGCGCCAAGGCCGCCCGCGCCAAGGCCCAGGAGCCGCCCGCGGAGCCGGGCGATGTGATCTCTCTGGACCTTCCGCGCCGCATGGCGGATACCCTGGTCGAGCGGGGGACCATCACCCAGGCCCAACTCGATGAGGCGCTGGAGATCCGGAAGCAATCCCAGCGCAAGCTGGGCTCGATCCTCGTCGCCAAGGGCTACATGGAGCCGGGCAAACTGCTCGAATTCGTGGCCCAGGAATGCGGGATCGGCTGCATCAACTTGGCCAGCGTCACGGAAATCCCGAAGGAAGTGATCGCGCTGGTCCCCAAGAAGATCGCGCGCCAGCACACGCTCATCCCATTCAACAAGACCGAGCAGTTCTTGATGGTCGCGATCTCCGACCCCCTCAATGTCTTGGTCATGGACGAACTCAAGCTCACGACGGGCTGCGATGTGAAGGCGGTCTTGGCCCCGGCAGCCGAGATCCGGGCCGCCATAGACGCGCACTATCAGAGGAAAGTCGAGGAGGCTTGGCCGGAGGCCTCCGCGGAGGAGCCCGCGGAGGAGTCCGAGGAGGAGCCGGAGGAAGAGTCCGAGGAGGACGCGCCGGACGCTGCCGCGGAGGACTGGGAGCCCCCGGCGGAGGCTTCTTGGGCGGACGATTCGGAGACCTCTTCGGATGCCCCGGAACAGGATAGGGCCGTCGATTACGATGAGGGCGAGGACAGGCTGGGCCGGATGGTGGAGCAGGCCCGGGAAATGGCCTCGGCGGTGGGCGCGGGGGACGTGGAGCTGCAGTCGAGCGAGGTCGACGTCGCGGATGTCGACCCCGGCACGCCGGAGGTGCAGAAGATCATCAATGCCGTCATCATGAACGCGCTGAGCATGAAGGCTTCGGATATCCATATCGAGCCCTTCGAGGACCCGGCCGGGAGGCACTCCCGGGTCCGGGTGCGCTATCGGGTCGACGGGGTGCTCAGGCGCGGCAAATTGTCCGTCATCCCCTGGATGTATCGCGGCGCGGTCATTACCAAGATCAAGATCCTGACGGAAACGATGAACATCACGGAGCGCCGGATCCCGCAGACCGGCCACATCCATATCATGGCCAAGAACCACCCCGTGGAGTTCCGGGTGGAGATGATCCCGACCGTTTACGGCGAGACCTGCGTGATGCGCGTGATGGACCGCCGGGAGATGCTGGTGGACGTCAACAAGATCGGGTTCCTGCCGGACATGCACGAGAGGTTCCTGGGGCTTTTGAAAGGGATCGGCGGGAAGAAGAACTTCGGCCTCATCCTGGTCTGCGGGCCGTCGGGCTCCGGCAAGTCCACCACTCTTTACGCCGCCTTGAACCACATCAAGCGGCCGGATATCAAGATCTGGACGGCCGAAAACCCCGTGGAGTACAACATCAGCGGGATCGTCCAGGTCTCGGTCAACCCGGACATCAAGCTGGGGGAGGGCAAGCGCTTCAATTTCGCGTCGTCTTTGCGCTCCTTCCTGCGGCTGGATCCGGACGTCATCATGGTCGGCGAGATCCGCGACGAGGAGACGGCCGAGATCGCCATGGAGGCGGCCATGACGGGGCACTTGGTCTTCGCCACGCTCCACACCACCGACGCCCCCTCCGCGATCAGCCGCTTGATCGGGATGGGGCTGCCGGGGTACTTGATCGCCGATACCCTCAAGGCGGTCCTCGCCCAGAGGCTCAGCTGCCGCCTCTGCCCGGAGTGCAAGGAGGCGTATGCCCCGCCGCCCGAGGAGGCGGCGGTCTTCAAAGCCAACGGCGTCGAGCTTCCCGCGGGCACGAAGCTTTACCGGGCCAAAGGCTGCGCGCGCTGCATGCAGAGCGGCTATCGGGGACGCGTGGGCATGTATGAGCTGATGGTGGTGGGCGACAACGTCCGGACGGCATGCATCAAGGATGTCTCCGCCGCCAATGTGAGTCGAGCGGCGATCCGGGACGGCATGCGTCTCTTGCTGCAGGACTCCCTCGAGAAGGCCAAGCTGGGCCTGACCAGCGTGCGCGAGGTCCTGGGGAGAACGGGGGAGATCGGTGGCGACTAA
- a CDS encoding GspE/PulE family protein produces MATKKEEPQDDPKAQAKPADAAKAPPEAELKIGRDKDSVKKAEITDVDSSAPEVEKFAHAMIFEAIGMKASDIHIEPFDDPSGKHAKVLVRYRVDGALREGKMRIPWSYRNAIISKIKIMTASMNISERRIPQSGRIQVLVRGNPIEFRVEVIPSAFGEACVMRILDRASVQVDIQKMGFLPDTQQKFLELLQGIGGKRNSGLILCCGPTGSGKSTTLYAALNYINKPEIKILTAENPVEYNLDGIIQVPINPDIKLGEDKTFSFAMALRSFVRLDPDVIMVGEIRDQETAETAMEAAMTGHLVFSTIHTNDAPSAISRLVEMGIPSYLVASTIKAILGQRLSRRLCPDCKTTHEPTAEEIEVFKTYGVALPKDAKLCDKGAGCPRCKGNGFKGRMGQHELMVMTDRLRATCVKSVSSEGLREVAVEEGMRLLVQDGLEKAKTGITTVREVLGGGEDEAKK; encoded by the coding sequence GTGGCGACTAAGAAAGAAGAGCCCCAGGACGATCCCAAGGCGCAGGCCAAGCCGGCGGACGCCGCCAAGGCCCCGCCCGAGGCCGAGCTCAAGATCGGCAGGGACAAGGATAGCGTCAAGAAGGCGGAGATCACCGATGTCGACAGCTCCGCTCCGGAGGTGGAGAAATTCGCCCACGCGATGATCTTCGAAGCGATCGGCATGAAGGCCTCGGACATCCATATCGAGCCTTTCGACGATCCGAGCGGCAAGCACGCCAAGGTGCTGGTGCGCTACCGCGTGGACGGGGCGCTGCGGGAGGGCAAGATGAGGATCCCGTGGTCCTACCGCAACGCCATCATCTCCAAGATCAAGATCATGACGGCTTCCATGAACATCTCCGAAAGGCGCATCCCGCAATCGGGCCGCATCCAGGTCCTGGTCCGCGGCAACCCCATCGAGTTCCGGGTCGAGGTCATCCCCTCGGCATTCGGGGAGGCCTGCGTGATGCGCATCCTGGACCGGGCGTCGGTACAGGTGGACATCCAGAAGATGGGGTTCTTGCCGGACACCCAGCAGAAGTTCCTGGAGCTCCTGCAGGGGATCGGAGGCAAGCGGAACTCCGGCCTCATCCTCTGCTGCGGCCCCACCGGCTCCGGCAAATCCACCACGCTTTACGCCGCGCTCAACTACATCAACAAGCCGGAGATCAAGATCCTCACGGCCGAGAACCCCGTCGAGTACAACCTCGACGGGATCATCCAGGTGCCGATCAACCCCGATATCAAGCTCGGAGAAGACAAGACGTTCAGTTTCGCGATGGCCCTGAGGTCTTTCGTGCGCCTGGATCCCGACGTGATCATGGTCGGCGAGATCCGCGACCAGGAGACGGCCGAGACCGCCATGGAGGCGGCCATGACGGGGCACCTGGTCTTTTCCACGATCCACACCAACGACGCCCCTTCGGCCATCAGCCGTTTGGTGGAGATGGGGATACCCTCCTACCTGGTCGCCAGCACGATCAAGGCGATCCTGGGCCAGAGGCTCAGCCGCCGCCTGTGCCCCGACTGCAAGACCACCCATGAGCCCACAGCCGAGGAGATCGAGGTGTTCAAGACGTATGGCGTGGCTCTGCCGAAGGACGCGAAGTTGTGCGACAAGGGAGCGGGCTGCCCAAGATGCAAGGGCAACGGATTCAAGGGCCGCATGGGCCAGCATGAGCTGATGGTGATGACCGACCGGCTGCGCGCGACCTGCGTCAAGAGCGTCTCCTCGGAAGGCCTCCGCGAGGTGGCCGTGGAGGAGGGGATGCGCCTGCTGGTCCAGGACGGCCTGGAAAAGGCCAAGACGGGCATCACGACGGTGCGGGAGGTGCTCGGCGGCGGCGAGGACGAGGCCAAGAAGTGA
- a CDS encoding response regulator produces MADKKRILVADDDPDLLDLLQRDLSHHGYDTLTAANGKETIQIALAEKVDLILLDVMMPYIDGYHVAYEITNKLGAKAPYIMIMTSRDTTREKGIALMSGAHEVIQKPFEMAKLHERLAAALGPKP; encoded by the coding sequence ATGGCGGACAAAAAGCGAATCTTAGTGGCGGACGACGATCCTGACCTGCTCGATCTCCTGCAGAGGGACCTCTCCCATCATGGCTACGACACCCTGACGGCGGCCAACGGCAAGGAGACCATCCAGATCGCCCTGGCCGAGAAGGTCGATCTCATCCTCCTCGACGTGATGATGCCCTACATCGACGGCTACCATGTCGCCTACGAGATCACCAACAAGCTGGGGGCCAAGGCTCCCTACATCATGATCATGACCAGCCGCGACACCACGCGGGAGAAAGGCATCGCCCTTATGAGCGGGGCCCATGAAGTCATCCAGAAGCCTTTCGAGATGGCCAAGCTCCACGAGCGCCTGGCTGCGGCCTTGGGTCCCAAGCCGTGA